From the genome of Anopheles moucheti chromosome 3, idAnoMoucSN_F20_07, whole genome shotgun sequence, one region includes:
- the LOC128303052 gene encoding translation initiation factor IF-2-like, with product MEKAVVFLLVSLAVIASAKPYEPARKTSAPDQLSLYPWYERNFLYGTDRIPKEYLDRLFGERVKDSSVDLPPVVHMPDEVPNDLIGNEEEQREEQPIDAQPIDHEKSPESPIDRIDNEQEQREAQPIDGKPVDDEKDPQEQPKDEKHEKPAADKQSPDAPIDEKESHDGIEEDREKPEQPDQKPKQDDKDKEQQQDGKGEKPNANRETGKDSARHEKRPKPGHSVIPKSAKKGNRPAREKPSNDLAPRDRPSPQQPGKEARRDGPSQPPPRKPESPLVQINVNVAAPVY from the coding sequence ATGGAGAAAGCAGTAGTGTTTTTGTTAGTGAGTCTCGCAGTTATCGCATCAGCGAAACCATACGAACCAGCTCGTAAAACATCCGCACCCGATCAGCTGTCGTTGTATCCATGGTACGAACGTAATTTCTTGTACGGAACTGACCGCATTCCCAAGGAATACTTAGACCGCCTGTTTGGTGAACGTGTGAAGGATTCGTCAGTGGACCTGCCACCGGTTGTGCATATGCCCGATGAAGTACCAAACGATCTAATTGGTAACGAGGAAGAACAGCGTGAAGAACAGCCGATCGATGCGCAGCCAATCGACCATGAGAAATCTCCTGAGTCTCCAATAGATCGAATCGATAACGAGCAAGAACAGCGTGAAGCACAGCCGATCGATGGGAAGCCAGTCGACGATGAGAAAGACCCTCAAGAACAACCGAAAGACGAGAAGCATGAAAAGCCAGCAGCAGATAAACAATCTCCCGATGCTCCTATTGATGAGAAAGAAAGCCACGATGGCATCGAAGAAGATCGAGAAAAGCCTGAACAACCGGACCAAAAACCAAAGCAGGACGATAAGGATAAGGAACAACAGCAGGAtggaaaaggagaaaaaccAAACGCAAATCGTGAAACAGGAAAGGATTCAGCTAGGCACGAAAAGCGTCCTAAACCGGGACATTCTGTGATTCCTAAGTCCGCGAAGAAGGGAAATCGTCCAGCTAGGGAGAAGCCATCTAATGATCTCGCTCCCCGTGATCGTCCATCACCGCAGCAGCCAGGAAAGGAAGCCCGGCGTGATGGTCCTTCTCAACCACCCCCACGTAAGCCGGAGTCACCTTTGGTGCAAATCAACGTAAATGTTGCTGCACCTGTTTACTGA
- the LOC128303845 gene encoding neurogenic locus notch homolog protein 2-like has protein sequence MFRNDRSCYLTLLCAIALVAVLIRSTQCCDLDQTQHGCRIDNGQCTCAFGCKSEFRYATRKECQDALKGRTSDICNRQPCQNGGTCTQVTTMPQYKCRCEGTGYWGNRCHRMCPKPDQLPPGTKFPHECVVI, from the exons ATGTTTAGGAACGATCGATCGTGTTACTTGACGCTACTGTGTGCGATCGCACTAG TCGCCGTACTTATCAGGTCGACGCAGTGCTGCGATCTGGACCAAACGCAACACGGCTGCCGGATAGATAACGGTCAGTGCACTTGTGCGTTCGGCTGCAAATCGGAATTTCGCTACGCCACACGGAAGGAGTGCCAAGATGCGTTGAAG GGTCGCACCAGTGACATCTGCAACCGTCAACCGTGCCAGAATGGAGGAACGTGCACGCAAGTAACGACCATGCCGCAGTACAAGTGTCGCTGCGAAGGTACCGGCTACTGGGGCAACCGATGTCACCGAA TGTGTCCCAAACCCGACCAGCTTCCACCGGGCACGAAATTCCCGCACGAATGTGTCGTTATTTAG
- the LOC128300990 gene encoding tectonin beta-propeller repeat-containing protein, protein MPSTLLFANSNEGRVYALSTSGSAWREFLYLGLEFKKICVVPHFMWAIGGDRQVYVHVHGLDVPIRIKEEAYENERWLPIEGFSNRLLPTDRYHFSNADGTVDRNIDKVRLPSMAWQWEGEWQLDLTLDGQPLDHDGWTYAVDFPATYHPQKNWKSCVRRRKWVRFRRYCALNSWCAVAPLHKDPTQEPFIDVSIGGASVPGASPGLLLVWAVTAHGRVMFRSGVSTTAPEGLRWTAVTTPSGCEVSQISVGATGLVWAVLYNGRAIVRAGITRDTLTGSTWLEVKPPGTNLKISQVAVGTNSVWCVTNDNHVWFRRGVHGEASGVSEDAAIGTGWVEMVGNISYISVAANDQVFAVGSEDRALYFRSGVSASDPTGKKWRLIQLPMQLSRTSSNFSFSSRQSGNSSPTTTKHRSLNSLYKERLQQETGHSGAGAGSGGTSGGIEETSRSAPTANVKNRPELWHKPELSPDALASQLEAKQQQHVGSLVESKLTQKVSLESVAGTSVPVSNEVFEISGKQLKNSRAWSPVRSVGSVVGTEAHPETDSSVFEGETSRDSGVFGECEDHGGSQNWTDCEVQWVGCSAGAVTVDPAMLPNWFNDSYSVNASEELNQSWRLRLLDDLKKRLPATETESGAFAHYEKAIEMSSWVKSGEARCAKSGHPFEDCLIELEWVNNQGKGPDSGTLTVLNSDGITTKMQFSLSEITCIMCCSEPGSPRLAIHAPRLPPGSSPLKLQFSGDTDLEDWISHLTSVCCQINEVQGRPSVRSVWITSGMGDAFVFDPINLESQQWEQDVQSYRQRIDLKAIETPYLTALHNGMLIGSRLEISGFIYDDADQVRFDLQGHPTVRLRHKLETQRNIPLHINPRFNENLTVFNSMASSAWSEDEIRDRLVMFAPGAEFKLEIYSDTDGFRVKVNGKEHPKFHYRSGLAPDTVCSLYSSGRVKILQIVYDSPKIIIPLRDVYWRQIGGHMKRIISCKAGVVWGVGYDNTAWVYTGGWGGAFLKGLETSSQGINVMTDTQNYYIYENQRWNPLSGFSSTGLPTDRHMWSDITGKHKRSKEHAKLLSMHWQWISDWMVDFHNPGGVDRDGWQYAVDFPASYHAKKQFTDYVRRRRWYRKCRLTTSGPWQEIGNTKVVDVSLQPDSDEADCTITVWAIAANGDVLYRRGVSQSQPAGTGWEHVPCDQPLTSISIYDNKVWTVGKNGSAFLRCGITVENPLGNKWQLIEPPGGVSFKQISVGTCGIWALDTVGRLSVRKEINGTFPEGSHWQLLPNVLNDPPHYEGNSGFKNVSVGEHVFAVSQSGYVCKRSGITPLNPAGTGWILGIQANWSSVNVTGFYD, encoded by the exons ATGCCAAGTACGCTTCTATTCGCAAATAGCAATGAAGGCCGCGTCTATGCACTCTCCACTTCCGGGTCGGCCTGGCGCGAGTTCCTCTACCTGGGGCTGGAGTTTAAGAAGATCTGCGTAGTACCACACTTTATGTGGGCAATCGGAGGCGACCGACAGGTGTACGTGCACGTTCATGGGCTCGATGTGCCGATACGCATCAAGGAGGAAGCGTACGAAAATGAGCGCTGGCTGCCGATAGAAGGCTTTTCCAACCGATTGCTTCCCACGGACCggtaccatttttcgaatgctGACGGAACTGTTGATCGTAACATCGATAAGGTGCGTCTCCCCTCGATGGCCTGGCAGTGGGAAGGTGAATGGCAGCTCGATCTTACCCTAGACGGACAGCCTCTAGATCATGACGGTTGGACGTACGCGGTGGACTTCCCTGCCACATACCACCCGCAGAAGAACTGGAAATCGTGCGTCCGTCGCAGAAAATGGGTGCGTTTTAGGCGTTACTGTGCCCTCAACTCTTGGTGTGCGGTGGCACCACTGCACAAGGATCCCACCCAGGAACCGTTCATCGACGTGTCGATCGGTGGTGCTAGTGTGCCCGGAGCATCGCCGGGTTTGTTGCTTGTGTGGGCCGTTACAGCGCACGGTCGGGTAATGTTCCGGTCGGGCGTTAGTACAACAGCACCGGAAGGATTGCGCTGGACGGCCGTTACAACGCCGTCCGGCTGTGAGGTGTCCCAGATATCCGTCGGAGCAACGGGGCTCGTGTGGGCCGTGCTGTACAATGGTCGGGCGATTGTACGCGCCGGTATAACGCGCGATACGCTCACCGGAAGCACATGGTTGGAGGTGAAACCACCGGGAACGAATCTCAAAATCTCTCAAGTCGCTGTCGGCACCAACTCCGTCTGGTGCGTTACGAACGACAATCATGTGTGGTTCCGCCGCGGTGTGCACGGGGAAGCGTCGGGTGTTAGTGAGGATGCCGCTATCGGAACCGGTTGGGTGGAGATGGTGGGCAACATTTCGTACATTTCCGTGGCAGCTAACGATCAGGTGTTTGCCGTTGGTTCTGAAGATCGTGCACTTTACTTCCGGTCGGGTGTTTCTGCGTCCGATCCTACCGGGAAAAAGTGGCGCCTTATACAGCTTCCGATGCAGCTAAGCCGCACGTCGAGTAACTTTTCGTTTTCCAGTCGCCAAAGTGGAAACAGTTCACCGACCACGACCAAGCATCGTAGTTTGAACAGCCTGTACAAGGAACGGTTGCAGCAAGAGACGGGACATTCTGGGGCTGGAGCTGGCAGTGGAGGAACGTCCGGCGGAATCGAGGAAACGTCTCGTTCGGCACCGACCGCGAATGTTAAAAATCGTCCCGAGCTGTGGCACAAGCCGGAACTTTCGCCCGATGCGCTTGCGAGTCAGCTGGAAGcgaaacaacagcagcacgtGGGAAGTCTTGTGGAGAGTAAACTCACCCAGAAAGTGTCGTTGGAGAGTGTGGCCGGCACTAGCGTGCCCGTCAGCAACGAGGTGTTCGAGATCTCGGGCAAGCAGCTAAAGAACTCCCGTGCCTGGAGCCCGGTACGATCGGTTGGATCTGTCGTCGGTACCGAGGCGCATCCGGAAACCGATTCGAGCGTGTTCGAGGGTGAAACTTCACGCGATTCGGGCGTCTTTGGAGAGTGTGAAGATCATGGCGGTTCACAGAATTGGACCGACTGTGAGGTACAATGGGTTGGCTGTTCGGCCGGGGCAGTTACGGTCGATCCGGCCATGCTACCGAACTGGTTCAACGATAGCTACTCGGTGAACGCTTCGGAAGAGCTGAATCAATCGTGGCGTTTGCGATTGTTGGACGATTTGAAGAAACGGTTGCCAGCGACCGAAACGGAGAGCGGTGCCTTTGCACACTACGAAAAAGCGATCGAAATGAGCTCGTGGGTGAAATCGGGTGAAGCTCGCTGTGCCAAATCGGGCCACCCGTTCGAGGACTGTCTGATAGAGCTGGAATGGGTGAACAATCAGGGAAAGGGACCCGATTCCGGTACGCTAACCGTGCTCAACTCGGACGGTATCACGACGAAGATGCAGTTTTCGTTGTCGGAGATTACGTGCATCATGTGCTGCAGCGAGCCCGGCTCTCCGCGGCTTGCCATCCATGCGCCACGTTTGCCGCCGGGCTCATCGCCGTTGAAGCTACAGTTTAGTGGCGATACGGATTTGGAGGATTGGATCTCCCATCTTACGTCGGTCTGCTGCCAGATAAATGAGGTGCAAGGCCGACCGTCGGTACGTTCGGTGTGGATAACGTCTGGGATGGGCGATGCGTTTGTGTTCGATCCAATCAACCTGGAGTCGCAGCAGTGGGAACAGGACGTCCAAAGCTACCGCCAACGGATTGATCTGAAAGCGATCGAAACACCGTACTTGACAGCACTTCACAATGG AATGCTCATCGGTTCGCGGTTGGAAATTAGCGGCTTCATTTACGACGACGCCGATCAGGTGCGGTTCGATCTGCAGGGTCATCCGACCGTACGTTTGCGCCACAAGCTAGAAACGCAACGCAACATTCCGTTGCACATAAATCCCAGGTTTAACGAGAACCTGACGGTGTTTAATTCGATGGCCTCGTCTGCCTGGAGCGAGGATGAAATTCGCGATCGGTTAGTAATGTTTGCGCCGGGAGCTGAGTTTAAGCTGGAGATCTACAGCGATACGGATGGTTTTCGGGTGAAGGTGAATGGAAAGGAACATCCCAAGTTTCACTATCGTAGCGGACTCGCTCCCGACACCGTTTGCAGTCTGTACAGCAGCGGACGGGTGAAGATATTGCAAATAGTGTACGATAGCCCGAAAATAATTATTCCACTGCGGGACGTGTACTGGCGTCAGATCGGAGGCCATATGAAGCGTATCATATCGTGCAAGGCTGGTGTCGTTTGGGGCGTTGGGTATGATAATACTGCCTGGGTGTATACCGGTGGTTGGGGTGGAGCCTTTTTGAAGGGCCTGGAAACGAGCAGCCAAGGAATCAACGTCATGACGGATACGCAAAATTACTACATCTACGAAAACCAGCGGTGGAATCCACTGTCAGGGTTTTCCTCCACCGGGTTGCCAACGGACCGACATATGTGGAGCGATATAACGGGCAAGCACAAACGGAGCAAAGAGCACGCCAAACTGCTGTCGATGCATTGGCAGTGGATTAGCGATTGGATGGTGGATTTCCACAATCCGGGCGGTGTGGATCGGGACGGGTGGCAGTATGCGGTCGATTTTCCCGCCTCGTATCACGCGAAGAAACAGTTCACGGATTACGTTCGTCGACGGCGCTGGTATCGCAAGTGTCGGCTAACGACCAGTGGCCCTTGGCAGGAGATTGGCAATACGAAGGTGGTGGACGTGTCGCTGCAACCGGACAGCGATGAAGCGGACTGCACAATCACGGTGTGGGCGATTGCAGCGAACGGAGATGTGCTATACCGGCGCGGTGTATCACAATCCCAACCGGCA GGCACCGGTTGGGAACACGTTCCATGCGATCAACCGCTAACCAGTATTAGTATTTACGACAACAAGGTTTGGACCGTAGGTAAAAATGGCAGTGCATTCCTGCGATGCGGTATTACGGTGGAAAATCCACTCGGCAACAAGTGGCAACTGATTGAGCCACCGGGAGGCGTTagttttaagcagatttcggTGGGAACGTGTGGTATCTGGGCACTCGACACGGTTGGACGTCTGTCGGTACGGAAGGAAATTAACGGCACGTTCCCGGAGGGTAGCCATTGGCAACTGTTGCCAAACGTTTTGAACGATCCTCCGCATTACGAGGGAAACAGCGGATTTAAAAATGTGTCCGTCGGTGAACACGTGTTTGCCGTGTCTCAATCTGGCTACGTGTGCAAACGTAGCGGTATTACACCGTTGAATCCCGCCGGAACTGGTTGGATACTTGGAATCCAG GCAAACTGGAGTTCCGTTAATGTGACTGGATTTTACGATTGA
- the LOC128302381 gene encoding uncharacterized protein LOC128302381 produces the protein MDRRKLNKSNFKDDLLHWCVVNDWPKEIRRCLENGENPYRPNKDGLTPMHAAIAHNAYSAVNILLERYTSDLAIVKEHMEKRFLWKVENNCWNKRPILIAGTAEERNQVQLVVSSCPSAIPFNVQVFVFFLTPHYGNQLVALDVCSAEKQIAVLQCINMLIPNGVLSLDRSDLRKDNMTYLQTACMYDRVEKIPLLIAHGAQLSATGDGETIPLMTACRTMKMDIVKLLLTKYVNQYDPTVVDHQQKNVFHMCLEKNNPVLVDYVLKALLKYRTAKFGETESEAFNRIFPYKSEEHSYMNTWFLVRPNVKERCAQYVVQYRLDLSYINGECPNVSELFSRQVALEYCLEEIRRNPDILKLEDRDEFNVLHHLYKHNHLDFIKEMYEQRPTVKSFFETKAAFGILRITLSHRLVDRLKLMLEHHKEYLRSLPAELEEYAIGQTWFDRSVYREAFALLAEAFPEKQDVINDTIAKAAKIQQKNSFMYRYDELKKSFDDALASLKKDGVLLENLVDEENKNVLHQAVECDEKELVKHLLDCGIDLNRKDKEGNLPIFFVRSMAAFDMLYDKWPVDSTVTNDDGYNLLHHTSRLGHSNGEEIQTKLLQLGFDVNESTHDGNVPLSLGTCCSSVRFLLKNGADVKLINGNALVKSLQRKLRCACWALILRVAHLPWFDEIAHVFLPWLLGSQNRDFFTCSCGEYLKNYPEIREKLFLSLYRHSREEAAIFFRDVCHRAINCCARWCLDYWPDVDIEVEDDYKYTPLIGMLSYMEEPNLDVVERLLEKGANVNAINNWGRNALLSIVFHFKSAQWNGHTLKTVEMLLDRGAEINQQDTEGNTSLHHAFSDMHLELVELLIARGADRKIRNYANKLPYQMVSKQLQPLYAYLGN, from the exons ATGGATAGAAGAAAACTGAACAAAAGCAACTTTAAGGACGATCTGCTGCACTGGTGCGTGGTAAATGATTGGCCGAAAGAGATACGCAGATGCctggaaaatggggaaaatcCCTACCGACCCAACAAGGACGGACTAACTCCTATGCATGCAGCGATTGCACATAATGCATATTCAGCAGTAAACATCTTGCTAGAGCGATACACATCTGATCTGGCAATCGTAAAAGAACACATGGAGAAACGGTTCCTatggaaagtggaaaacaaTTGCTGGAATAAACGACCCATCCTGATTGCTGGCACGGCAGAAGAACGTAATCAAGTGCAACTGGTGGTCAGTTCTTGTCCGTCGGCGATTCCGTTCAATGTgcaagtgtttgtgttttttctaaCCCCACACTACGGAAATCAACTGGTCGCTCTTGATGTGTGTTCCGCGGAAAAGCAAATTGCTGTGCTGCAGTGCATTAATATGCTGATACCTAATGGCGTTTTATCGCTGGACAGATCCGACTTACGAAAAGATAACATGACCTACCTGCAGACGGCTTGCATGTATGATCGCGTGGAAAAGATTCCTCTTCTAATAGCGCACGGTGCACAACTATCCGCGACGGGAGATGGTGAAACTATTCCACTGATGACAGCCTGCCGGACTATGAAAATGGATATCGTTAAACTACTGCTCACGAAATACGTTAACCAATATGATCCTACGGTAGTAGATCATCAAcagaaaaatgtgtttcacaTGTGCTTGGAAAAGAATAACCCAGTGCTTGTAGATTACGTGCTAAAGGCACTGCTAAAGTATCGGACAGCAAAGTTCGGTGAAACGGAGTCGGAAGCGTTTAATCGcatttttccatacaaaagtgaGGAACATAGCTATATGAACACCTGGTTTCTTGTTAGACCAAATGTGAAAGAGCGGTGTGCCCAGTACGTAGTGCAATATCGACTCGATCTGTCGTACATCAACGGTGAGTGTCCTAACGTGTCAGAACTGTTTTCGAGGCAGGTAGCACTTGAGTACTGTTTAGAGGAAATTCGCCGTAATCCggacattctaaaactggaaGATAGAGACGAATTTAATGTGCTCCATCATCTCTATAAACACAACCATCTTGATTTTATCAAGGAGATGTATGAGCAGCGTCCTACCGTGAAATCGTTTTTCGAAACCAAAGCAGCCTTTGGGATTCTTCGTATTACTCTGAGCCATCGACTTGTGGATAGGCTTAAGCTAATGCTAGAACACCACAAAGAGTATCTACGCTCTCTACCCGCCGAACTGGAGGAATACGCAATTGGTCAGACTTGGTTCGATAGATCTGTGTACCGAGAGGCATTTGCCTTACTCGCGGAGGCATTCCCAGAGAAGCAGGATGTAATTAACGACACCATTGCAAAAGCGGCTAAAAttcagcaaaaaaatt CTTTTATGTATCGTTATGATGAGCTGAAAAAGTCGTTCGATGACGCGCTTGCCTCTTTGAAGAAAGATGGTGTACTGTTGGAGAATCTGGTAGATGAGGAAAACAAGAACGTTCTTCACCAAGCGGTGGAGTGTGATGAGAAGGAATTGGTCAAGCACCTACTAGATTGCGGAATCGATCTTAACCGAAAAGATAAGGAAGGCAATTTGCCCATCTTTTTCGTACGAAGTATGGCTGCGTTCGATATGCTGTACGATAAGTGGCCCGTAGATTCGACGGTCACCAACGATGACGGGTACAACTTGCTGCATCACACTAGCCGTTTAGGACACTCCAATGGTGAAGAGATACAGACGAAACTTTTGCAGCTAGGGTTTGATGTAAACGAATCAACGCACGATGGTAATGTGCCATTGTCGCTTGGCACATGCTGCAGCTCGGTACGGTTTCTGCTGAAGAACGGTGCCGATGTGAAGCTCATTAATGGAAACGCACTGGTGAAGTCACTGCAGCGCAAGTTGCGCTGTGCCTGTTGGGCTTTGATACTGAGAGTCGCACACCTGCCCTGGTTCGACGAGATTGCACACGTGTTCCTGCCCTGGTTGCTTGGCAGCCAGAATCGAGACTTTTTCACCTGCAGCTGTGgcgaatatttaaaaaactaTCCCGAAATTCGGGAAAAACTATTCCTCAGTCTCTATAGACATTCGCGCGAAGAAGCGGCCATCTTTTTCCGTGATGTGTGCCATCGCGCAATTAATTGCTGTGCCAGATGGTGCTTAGATTATTGGCCAGATGTCGATATAGAGGTGGAGGATGATTACAAATACACTCCACTGATAGGTATGCTCAGTTACATGGAGGAACCAAACCTGGACGTTGTGGAGCGACTGCTAGAGAAAGGTGCCAACGTGAATGCTATAAACAATTGGGGACGGAACGCTTTGCTCTCGATTGTTTTTCACTTTAAGTCAGCCCAATGGAATGGCCACACGCTGAAGACTGTTGAGATGTTGCTTGACCGTGGGGCAGAAATTAACCAGCAGGATACCGAAGGAAACACATCACTACACCATGCATTCAGCGACATGCATCTGGAGCTGGTAGAGTTACTAATAGCACGAGGTGCCGATCGGAAGATTAGGAATTATGCAAACAAACTACCTTATCAAATGGTTAGTAAACAATTGCAGCCCTTGTACGCGTACCTAGGGAACTAA
- the LOC128301002 gene encoding ankyrin repeat and MYND domain-containing protein 2: MSSEQSNAANNGAKTTAEGNKANSAAPKVVLTEDQQAIFNRIAKNENSELRLLLSQHKTSVDFVDENGMTPLQHAAYKGNKEAVRLLLDQGADVNSSKHEYNYTALHFGALSGNAEVCLNLLLAGADPKAINSVGRTPAQMGAFVANHDAVGTINNFVPLKEVECYTVDRGQKEPLLPVVVLEPFHSFIMQVNIHPVRILLNLQKYGLFASDMKNLRAVLADMMEREMKRRGEINEVMAFKYHYLGYVMGEIVKHRDYINSRRDAQQDPKTDFVELFAKRVLKPNKDGALEYVEALVRECVREFPFRECTIFRQMVAQLTSKDNVAPALDIARAAINGQRGFQDTITYCSSCGEEKPDKKCSKCKEVQYCDRQCQRLHWFTHKKVCSRPSVAAGEAQNSAPKDIDSTEISEQLQKLVAG, encoded by the coding sequence ATGTCATCCGAACAATCGAACGCCGCAAACAATGGTGCGAAGACAACCGCCGAAGGGAATAAAGCGAACTCCGCCGCGCCGAAGGTGGTGTTGACCGAAGACCAGCAAGCAATATTTAATCGCATTGCGAAGAATGAAAATAGCGAGCTGCGATTGCTGCTGTCGCAGCACAAAACTAGCGTAGATTTTGTGGACGAGAATGGGATGACGCCGTTGCAGCATGCCGCATACAAGGGTAACAAGGAAGCGGTTCGGCTGCTGCTGGACCAGGGAGCGGATGTGAACTCGAGCAAGCACGAGTATAACTACACGGCATTACATTTCGGTGCCCTGTCCGGGAATGCGGAGGTATGTCTGAATCTACTGCTGGCCGGTGCCGATCCAAAAGCGATTAATTCCGTCGGTCGAACGCCGGCCCAGATGGGTGCGTTTGTTGCGAACCACGATGCGGTCGGAACGATAAACAATTTCGTACCGCTGAAAGAGGTCGAGTGCTATACGGTTGATCGTGGCCAAAAAGAACCCTTGCTGCCGGTGGTAGTGCTGGAACCGTTCCATAGTTTCATAATGCAGGTTAACATTCACCCAGTCCGGATACTGTTGAACCTGCAGAAGTACGGTCTGTTTGCCTCGGACATGAAGAACCTGCGAGCGGTGCTGGCAGACATGATGGAGCGTGAGATGAAACGGCGCGGTGAGATAAACGAGGTCATGGCCTTTAAGTATCATTATCTCGGGTACGTTATGGGAGAAATTGTGAAGCATCGTGACTACATAAACTCGCGGCGCGATGCGCAACAAGATCCAAAGACCGATTTCGTGGAGCTGTTTGCGAAGCGAGTTCTCAAACCGAACAAGGACGGTGCGCTAGAATACGTGGAAGCGCTCGTGCGCGAATGTGTGCGAGAATTTCCATTCCGCGAGTGTACCATCTTTCGGCAGATGGTAGCACAGCTAACCAGCAAGGATAATGTTGCACCGGCGCTCGATATTGCCCGAGCGGCAATAAACGGACAACGCGGGTTCCAGGACACGATCACCTACTGCAGCTCCTGTGGGGAGGAAAAGCCGGACAAAAAGTGTTCCAAGTGCAAGGAGGTACAGTACTGTGATCGGCAGTGCCAACGGTTACATTGGTTTACCCACAAGAAGGTATGCAGTCGACCGTCCGTAGCAGCGGGTGAGGCACAGAATTCCGCCCCGAAGGATATCGATTCGACGGAAATTAGTGAGCAGCTACAGAAGCTTGTTGCTGGTTGA